A genomic segment from Lutibacter sp. A80 encodes:
- a CDS encoding FecR family protein: protein MKKHNIQNIIQKFIENDISLLEEEYLIKWLENKKNQKIFEDYIKLDYLIHTNYNEFNKNKDSSKELLDRVQNRNVKPIGLNFNFWMKIAAILVVFLAVTYFFIDKSNEKNSAVVKTKIEIGTDKAILTLEDGAKIALEKGKSVTTTNAESNGEELVYKQAVSNAEIKYNTLTVPRGGQFFVELIDGTKVWLNSESQLKYPIAFIEGETRKVELLYGEAYFEVSPSTKNKGSKFMVLNNAQEIEVLGTKFNVKAYKKETNIYTTLIEGKVAVNTAAAKQLLKPNQQSKVQIGNNQLSVRTVDAAIEIAWIHGDFVFKHSKLKDIVTVLGRWYNVDIEIENKSLENLKFNGEFGKSQNLEDILILIKNTNYINQYEINEEKVILK from the coding sequence ATGAAAAAACATAATATTCAAAATATTATTCAAAAATTTATAGAGAACGATATTTCATTGTTAGAAGAAGAATACCTTATTAAATGGTTGGAGAATAAAAAAAATCAAAAAATATTTGAAGATTATATAAAGCTAGATTATTTGATTCATACAAACTATAATGAATTTAATAAAAATAAAGATTCTTCAAAAGAATTGTTAGATAGAGTTCAAAATAGAAATGTAAAGCCAATTGGTTTAAATTTCAATTTTTGGATGAAAATAGCTGCGATATTAGTAGTTTTTTTAGCTGTAACATATTTTTTTATAGATAAATCCAATGAAAAAAATTCAGCAGTTGTAAAAACTAAAATTGAAATAGGAACAGATAAAGCTATTTTAACTTTAGAAGATGGTGCAAAAATAGCTTTAGAAAAAGGTAAAAGCGTTACCACCACAAATGCAGAGAGTAATGGAGAAGAATTAGTTTATAAACAAGCTGTTTCAAATGCTGAAATTAAATACAATACATTAACTGTTCCACGAGGTGGTCAGTTTTTTGTTGAATTGATAGACGGTACAAAAGTTTGGTTAAATTCCGAATCTCAACTTAAATATCCAATTGCTTTTATTGAAGGAGAAACACGTAAAGTAGAATTGCTTTATGGAGAAGCTTATTTTGAAGTTTCACCAAGTACTAAAAATAAAGGATCAAAGTTTATGGTACTTAATAACGCACAAGAAATAGAAGTATTAGGTACAAAATTTAATGTAAAAGCTTATAAAAAAGAAACCAATATTTATACCACATTAATAGAGGGTAAAGTAGCGGTAAATACTGCTGCCGCTAAACAATTATTGAAACCAAATCAACAATCAAAAGTTCAAATAGGAAACAACCAATTATCTGTTAGAACAGTTGATGCAGCAATAGAAATTGCTTGGATACATGGCGACTTTGTATTTAAACATAGTAAATTAAAAGACATTGTTACAGTGTTAGGTAGGTGGTATAATGTGGATATTGAAATTGAAAATAAATCATTAGAGAACCTAAAATTTAATGGAGAATTTGGTAAATCACAAAATTTAGAGGATATCTTAATTTTAATAAAAAATACAAACTATATAAACCAGTATGAAATAAATGAAGAAAAAGTAATATTAAAATAA
- a CDS encoding response regulator transcription factor, with translation MKVLVIEDNIELLQDIKYFMEAQGNICEVANDYKSAFMKVVIFPYDILIVDITLPDGSGLDIIKEVKKKNIDVGIIIISAKNAIGDKIQGLEIGADDYLTKPFYLAELNARIKAIYRRKAYKGSNEINFNEIKIKPDNYEVFINDKLINLTKKEFNIIHFFVVNKNRLLTKEAIAEHLWGDHIEMTDSFNFIYPHLANLRKKIAKFGGKDYIKSIYNVGYKFGEQQ, from the coding sequence ATGAAAGTACTTGTTATTGAAGACAATATTGAGTTGTTACAAGACATAAAGTATTTTATGGAAGCTCAAGGGAATATTTGTGAAGTTGCCAACGATTATAAATCAGCTTTTATGAAAGTTGTTATATTTCCTTACGATATTTTAATTGTTGATATAACGTTGCCAGATGGTTCAGGACTAGATATAATTAAAGAGGTTAAGAAAAAGAATATTGATGTAGGTATAATTATTATTTCTGCTAAAAATGCAATAGGAGATAAAATTCAAGGTTTAGAAATTGGTGCAGACGATTATTTAACAAAGCCATTTTATCTTGCAGAACTAAATGCTAGAATTAAAGCAATATATAGAAGAAAAGCCTATAAAGGTAGTAATGAAATAAATTTTAACGAAATTAAAATTAAACCAGATAATTACGAAGTTTTTATAAATGATAAACTTATAAATCTAACCAAAAAAGAATTTAATATTATTCATTTTTTTGTAGTCAATAAAAATAGACTGTTGACAAAAGAAGCAATAGCAGAACACCTTTGGGGAGATCATATAGAAATGACAGATTCATTCAATTTCATTTATCCGCATTTGGCAAATTTGAGAAAGAAAATAGCTAAATTTGGAGGGAAGGATTATATTAAATCTATCTATAATGTAGGTTATAAATTCGGAGAACAGCAATGA
- a CDS encoding V-type ATP synthase subunit A — protein MNKSKGRVVSVNESLVGVEITEGAVINGEVAYIIIEDGKKLKAEVIDVKTGNMVYLQVFEDTGWMKFGDTVEFSGLPLAVKLGPGILGSVTDGLQNPLYELAKKEWFLERGLEVAPLDTTTEWHFTPSVKEGDIVTGGSVLGSVPEKLFEHKIFVPFSMQGNYTVESIVEAGDYTIEKDIVTVKDAEGNSKKLQMAFDWPVKTPMPFNKRSVPVNPLPTGIRILDALFPIAYGGTACCPGPFGAGKTVLQHSLAKHSKADIVIMAACGERAGEAVEIFKDFPELIDPKTGKSLMDRTYIVGNTSSMPVAAREASVYMATTVGEYYRKQGLDVLMLADSTSRWAQALRETSGRKEEIPGPEAFPMYISTLISAFYDRAGVDVLENGETGSLSIMGTVSPAGGNFDEPVTQATLLSTGAFWGLSRALSDARKYPAIDRIDSNSKYPSLLKLEEVSFLMELLREGKTIASNILLMGEKGITDEAYISYQKAELVDAVFLQQNSFNDVDGVTDPKRLRIMFDVVKEIIDAPVTLKGKEEIRSHFNFMRQAYIDWNMIRIDDELFQKQKLQILNLVKTMGAC, from the coding sequence ATGAATAAATCAAAAGGACGAGTAGTCAGTGTAAACGAATCTCTGGTTGGTGTCGAGATTACCGAAGGGGCGGTAATAAATGGAGAAGTAGCTTACATTATAATTGAGGATGGGAAAAAACTCAAAGCAGAGGTTATTGATGTAAAAACCGGTAATATGGTTTATTTACAAGTTTTTGAAGATACTGGTTGGATGAAATTTGGAGATACTGTTGAGTTCTCCGGTCTTCCTCTAGCAGTAAAATTAGGACCAGGTATTTTGGGTTCTGTTACAGATGGTCTTCAAAATCCATTGTATGAACTAGCAAAAAAGGAATGGTTTCTTGAAAGGGGATTAGAAGTAGCGCCTTTAGATACAACCACAGAATGGCATTTTACACCTTCAGTAAAAGAAGGTGATATTGTTACTGGGGGTTCTGTATTGGGTTCTGTACCAGAAAAACTTTTTGAGCATAAAATTTTCGTACCATTTTCAATGCAAGGAAATTACACGGTTGAAAGTATTGTGGAAGCAGGTGATTACACCATTGAAAAAGATATAGTAACAGTAAAAGATGCAGAGGGTAATTCTAAAAAATTACAAATGGCTTTTGATTGGCCTGTAAAAACACCAATGCCTTTTAACAAACGTTCTGTCCCGGTTAATCCTTTACCTACAGGAATTAGAATATTAGATGCGCTTTTCCCTATAGCTTATGGAGGAACAGCTTGTTGTCCTGGTCCTTTTGGTGCAGGTAAAACAGTACTTCAACATAGTTTGGCAAAACATTCAAAAGCAGACATTGTTATTATGGCGGCTTGTGGTGAACGTGCAGGTGAAGCGGTAGAAATTTTTAAAGATTTTCCAGAATTGATAGACCCAAAAACAGGGAAATCTTTAATGGACAGAACTTATATTGTTGGGAATACGTCATCTATGCCAGTAGCAGCTCGTGAGGCTTCAGTATATATGGCAACTACTGTTGGAGAGTATTACAGAAAACAAGGTTTAGATGTTTTAATGTTAGCAGATTCAACTTCGCGTTGGGCGCAAGCACTAAGGGAAACATCTGGAAGAAAAGAAGAAATACCAGGGCCAGAGGCTTTTCCAATGTATATTTCTACACTTATTTCGGCATTTTACGACCGTGCAGGTGTTGATGTTTTAGAAAATGGAGAAACAGGATCGCTAAGTATTATGGGAACAGTGTCTCCTGCTGGTGGAAATTTTGACGAACCAGTTACGCAGGCCACTTTATTAAGTACAGGTGCATTTTGGGGATTGTCTAGAGCATTATCTGATGCTCGAAAATACCCAGCAATAGATCGTATAGATAGTAATTCAAAATATCCATCACTTTTAAAGCTTGAAGAGGTTTCTTTTTTAATGGAATTACTTCGTGAAGGTAAAACCATAGCTTCAAATATTTTACTTATGGGAGAAAAAGGGATTACAGATGAAGCTTATATTAGTTATCAAAAAGCTGAATTGGTTGATGCAGTGTTTTTACAACAAAACAGTTTTAATGATGTGGACGGCGTTACAGATCCTAAAAGGTTACGTATTATGTTTGATGTTGTAAAAGAAATTATTGATGCCCCAGTTACATTAAAGGGTAAAGAAGAAATTAGATCTCATTTTAATTTTATGAGACAAGCTTATATCGATTGGAATATGATACGGATAGACGACGAATTATTTCAAAAACAAAAATTACAAATATTGAATTTGGTTAAAACAATGGGAGCATGCTAA
- a CDS encoding V-type ATP synthase subunit I — protein sequence MKEILLFTLSSSVDETIQKLGELGVLDINEINHSIDEVVERRLTDVNRANNAIAILENYKKKTKDVSSVGNRFVEPKQLIDRILLTPEIEQNCKNKLDELNQQLEWYKIWGENVTVKDFKYLQEKEIYIRLYQADKSIVKELKKDHCIATFQEYDNKIPVALFTTDKSERLDLKEETLPKLPLNVIKQQIKRKERQLEQVVSFLENHVSNINLLEDYNLELEERLGVQQTLNGMGNIEGKLKYLKGYLPKDSVDDFIAVAKENHWGYNISDPENPEDVPVYIKNPKWINIINPVMKFIDIVPGYKEVDVSIYFLIAFALFFAMLVGDAGYGAIFFITTLIFRKKVDAQMRFLMYVLSGSTIIWGVLSGTYFGSEAIASLPFFNYLIIENIASFGVDNISFMMHLSFLIGTIHLTIAHGVRIFQFINSIKALSELGWISLVWGLFFLTEQLVLGEVAPEWNIWLFVVGAVLVAFFSVESKNFFKSMGVSIANLPLSLISGFSDIVSYVRLFAVGMATAAVASSFNNMIVPNGILDMGIIDLIMAAIALFLGHGLNIALALMAVMVHGIRLNMLEFAGHLGVQFSGEAYKPFKLITSSNSFNKEKTKSQIIE from the coding sequence ATGAAAGAAATACTGCTTTTTACACTATCGAGTTCGGTAGATGAAACTATCCAAAAACTTGGAGAGTTAGGTGTATTAGATATCAATGAAATTAACCATTCTATTGATGAAGTAGTTGAAAGAAGATTAACAGACGTTAACCGTGCAAATAATGCTATAGCTATTCTTGAAAATTATAAGAAAAAAACAAAAGATGTTTCTTCTGTAGGAAATAGGTTTGTTGAGCCAAAGCAACTTATAGATAGAATTCTGTTAACTCCAGAAATTGAACAAAATTGTAAAAATAAACTGGATGAATTAAATCAACAGTTAGAGTGGTACAAAATATGGGGCGAAAATGTAACTGTTAAAGACTTTAAATACCTACAAGAAAAAGAAATTTATATCCGTTTGTATCAAGCGGATAAAAGTATTGTAAAAGAATTAAAAAAAGATCATTGTATTGCTACATTTCAGGAATACGATAACAAAATTCCTGTAGCTTTATTTACAACAGATAAATCCGAAAGATTAGATTTAAAAGAAGAAACATTGCCAAAACTGCCTTTAAATGTTATTAAACAACAAATAAAGAGAAAAGAACGTCAGTTAGAGCAAGTGGTTTCTTTTTTAGAAAATCATGTTAGCAATATTAATTTATTAGAAGATTATAATTTAGAGTTAGAAGAACGATTAGGTGTGCAACAAACACTTAATGGAATGGGGAATATAGAAGGGAAGTTAAAGTACTTAAAAGGATATCTTCCAAAAGATTCTGTTGATGATTTTATTGCTGTAGCTAAAGAAAACCATTGGGGTTATAATATTTCAGATCCTGAGAATCCAGAAGATGTTCCGGTTTATATTAAAAATCCAAAATGGATTAATATTATAAATCCTGTTATGAAGTTTATAGATATTGTGCCAGGTTATAAAGAGGTTGATGTATCTATTTATTTTCTTATTGCTTTTGCATTATTTTTTGCAATGCTAGTTGGTGATGCAGGTTATGGAGCTATTTTTTTTATAACTACACTTATTTTTAGAAAAAAAGTAGATGCTCAGATGCGCTTTTTAATGTACGTGCTTAGTGGTTCAACCATTATTTGGGGTGTATTAAGTGGAACTTATTTTGGGTCTGAAGCAATTGCATCCTTACCATTTTTTAATTATTTAATAATTGAAAACATAGCCAGTTTTGGAGTAGATAATATTTCGTTTATGATGCATTTATCGTTCCTTATAGGTACTATACATTTAACAATTGCACATGGTGTAAGGATTTTTCAATTTATAAATTCTATAAAAGCACTAAGCGAATTGGGATGGATTAGTTTAGTTTGGGGCTTGTTTTTTCTAACAGAACAATTGGTGTTAGGAGAGGTTGCTCCAGAATGGAATATATGGTTATTTGTAGTTGGGGCTGTATTGGTTGCTTTTTTCTCTGTAGAAAGTAAAAACTTTTTTAAAAGTATGGGAGTTTCCATAGCAAATTTACCTTTAAGTCTTATCAGTGGTTTTTCTGATATTGTGTCTTATGTAAGGCTTTTTGCAGTTGGTATGGCAACTGCAGCAGTAGCTTCAAGTTTCAATAATATGATAGTTCCTAATGGTATTTTAGATATGGGAATTATAGATTTAATAATGGCAGCCATAGCACTTTTTTTGGGACATGGATTAAATATAGCCTTAGCTTTAATGGCAGTTATGGTACATGGTATACGCTTAAATATGTTGGAGTTTGCAGGGCATCTTGGAGTACAATTTTCAGGAGAGGCTTATAAACCATTTAAATTAATAACTTCTTCAAACTCATTTAATAAAGAGAAAACAAAATCACAAATTATAGAATAA
- a CDS encoding V-type ATP synthase subunit B, translating into MLKKTYENIDSIGRAILSIKAKGVHNKELAEVIYPDGKKAFAQVIAIEGDKVTLQLFGGGFGVSTNCKVRFLGKPVQVGFSDDMLGRVYSGNGLPIDGGPELQSDMIRVAGPSINPVKRMIPKNMIRTGVPMIDVFNTLVQSQKIPIFAKAGEPYNRLLANIATQTDADVIIIGGVGLKFDEYHFFKERIEEAGSKSKTIMFVHTHRDSIVEGLMVPDLALAVGERFALQGKNVFVLLSDMTQWSDYLRQVANAQDQIPANQGYPGDLYSQLASRYEKAADIDGAGSLTILGVTTMDDVTHPVPDNTGYITEGQFYMKDGYLELFGSLSRLKQQVNDNTRPDHRSIMNAMARLFSDAEERVKAQKFGSVKDDYSLRLLEYRKVFQKELMDPFRFLELEDALDLCWDILAKHFKKEEVGLSSKLVETYWPENGKFKILKK; encoded by the coding sequence ATGCTAAAGAAAACGTATGAAAATATAGATAGTATTGGAAGAGCCATTTTAAGCATAAAAGCAAAAGGGGTTCATAATAAAGAATTGGCAGAGGTAATTTATCCAGATGGAAAAAAGGCTTTTGCACAAGTAATAGCCATTGAAGGAGATAAAGTAACACTTCAATTGTTTGGTGGTGGGTTTGGAGTATCAACTAACTGTAAAGTTCGTTTTCTAGGAAAACCAGTACAAGTTGGGTTTTCAGATGATATGTTAGGTAGAGTTTATTCGGGTAATGGATTACCAATAGACGGTGGCCCAGAATTACAATCAGATATGATTCGTGTTGCAGGTCCTTCAATAAATCCTGTAAAACGAATGATTCCTAAAAACATGATTCGAACTGGTGTACCGATGATTGATGTATTTAATACATTGGTACAATCGCAAAAGATACCAATTTTTGCAAAAGCAGGTGAACCTTATAATCGTCTTTTGGCAAATATAGCTACCCAAACCGATGCAGATGTTATTATTATTGGAGGTGTAGGATTAAAATTTGATGAATATCATTTCTTTAAAGAGCGTATTGAAGAGGCTGGAAGTAAAAGTAAAACAATCATGTTTGTGCATACTCATAGAGATTCTATTGTAGAAGGCTTAATGGTGCCAGATTTAGCATTAGCTGTTGGAGAGCGTTTTGCACTTCAAGGTAAAAATGTATTTGTATTGTTGTCGGATATGACACAATGGTCAGATTATTTACGTCAAGTTGCAAATGCACAAGATCAGATACCTGCAAATCAAGGGTATCCAGGAGATTTATACTCACAGTTGGCAAGTCGCTACGAGAAAGCTGCAGATATTGATGGGGCAGGTAGTTTAACTATTTTGGGTGTAACAACTATGGATGATGTAACGCACCCTGTACCAGATAATACTGGTTATATAACCGAAGGTCAATTCTATATGAAAGATGGTTATTTAGAATTGTTTGGTTCTTTAAGTAGGTTAAAACAACAGGTAAATGACAATACTAGACCAGACCATAGAAGTATAATGAATGCAATGGCTAGGTTGTTCTCCGATGCAGAAGAACGTGTTAAAGCTCAAAAATTTGGTTCGGTAAAAGATGACTACTCTTTACGTTTGTTAGAGTATAGAAAAGTGTTTCAAAAAGAATTGATGGATCCGTTTAGATTTTTAGAGTTAGAAGATGCTCTAGATCTTTGTTGGGATATATTAGCTAAACATTTCAAAAAAGAAGAAGTTGGGCTATCATCTAAATTAGTTGAAACATATTGGCCAGAAAATGGGAAGTTCAAAATTTTAAAAAAATAA
- a CDS encoding HAMP domain-containing sensor histidine kinase: MILVTKTNKYYLIFFVFLFPLMLGADYYLIQHTVNEEVDEILKDEGGRIDFFIKEEGKLPSSNYLFNTTIVNKDFSAPNIYKDTLIYEAYKNKLIPYRTYKFTTVVDDQKMRISLKHIILEMNELIIWLFVTTTLITLLLVAGVFFINQEIYKWTWKPFFENLPKLTNYDVNKQNPVNLKVSNINELEEVNKLVVTLMNQVKKDFQKLKEFNENISHEIQTPLAIIRNKMVLLLESQKLNEKEFKWVQAVYQEANKLSKIGKSLTLISRIENQEFTRLDSVDIGVVVNNIIGNMEEIIKFKNLKLTVDFTPVKVKCDLVLANILFTNLIKNAIQHNHEGGYIKMLLDEEKFEIVNSGAASKIATEKLFNRFQRGNEGTESLGLGLAINQKICEMYGFHLVYNRYKSEHKLTLFFYNEISDEEKE, encoded by the coding sequence ATGATTTTAGTTACAAAAACTAATAAATATTACCTCATTTTTTTTGTATTTCTTTTTCCGCTTATGCTTGGTGCTGATTATTATCTTATCCAACATACTGTAAATGAAGAGGTAGATGAGATATTAAAAGATGAAGGTGGGCGTATTGATTTTTTTATTAAAGAAGAAGGGAAACTTCCTAGCTCTAACTATTTATTTAACACAACAATTGTAAATAAAGATTTTTCTGCACCAAATATTTATAAGGATACATTAATTTATGAAGCTTATAAAAATAAATTAATTCCATATCGTACATACAAGTTTACAACGGTAGTTGATGACCAAAAGATGAGAATTTCTTTAAAACACATTATTTTAGAGATGAATGAGCTTATTATATGGCTTTTTGTTACAACTACATTAATAACACTATTATTAGTAGCAGGTGTGTTCTTTATCAATCAAGAAATATATAAATGGACTTGGAAACCTTTTTTTGAAAATCTTCCAAAACTTACAAATTACGATGTAAATAAACAAAACCCTGTAAATCTTAAAGTCTCTAATATTAATGAACTTGAAGAAGTTAATAAGCTTGTAGTAACTTTAATGAATCAGGTGAAAAAAGATTTTCAGAAACTAAAAGAATTTAATGAGAATATTTCTCACGAAATACAAACTCCACTAGCCATAATTAGAAATAAAATGGTACTTCTTTTAGAAAGCCAAAAACTAAACGAAAAAGAATTTAAATGGGTTCAGGCTGTTTATCAAGAAGCCAATAAACTATCTAAAATAGGGAAGTCGTTAACATTAATTTCAAGAATAGAAAACCAAGAATTTACAAGACTTGATAGTGTAGATATTGGTGTTGTTGTCAATAATATTATAGGCAATATGGAGGAAATTATTAAATTTAAAAATCTTAAATTAACGGTTGATTTTACCCCTGTAAAAGTAAAATGTGATTTAGTGTTAGCAAATATTCTTTTTACAAATTTGATTAAAAATGCCATACAACATAATCACGAGGGAGGTTATATAAAAATGTTATTAGATGAGGAAAAATTTGAAATTGTAAATTCAGGAGCAGCTTCTAAAATAGCAACTGAAAAATTATTTAATCGCTTTCAAAGAGGAAATGAAGGGACAGAATCATTAGGTTTAGGGTTGGCTATCAATCAAAAAATATGTGAAATGTATGGGTTTCATTTAGTTTATAACCGTTATAAAAGTGAGCATAAACTTACCTTGTTTTTTTATAATGAGATTTCAGACGAAGAAAAAGAATAA
- a CDS encoding RNA polymerase sigma factor produces MKNDQELINSLKNDNSGAFDIIYKVYYTQLCNYIYSFSRNSDIAEDIVQEILLNFWENRKTINIHTSIKSYLYKSTYYSYIDHYRKKKNENKQLEIIRFNAIQSLVDYEDVAIEDKLIQLRIAIDSLPPKGKEIFKMSKIQGYKYKEIADILNISVNTVEAHMYKSLKFLRIKLNDKKNEILELFISFIVK; encoded by the coding sequence ATGAAAAATGATCAAGAGCTTATTAATAGCCTCAAGAATGATAATTCTGGAGCTTTTGACATTATATATAAAGTTTACTACACTCAACTTTGTAATTATATTTATAGTTTTTCAAGAAATAGTGATATTGCTGAAGATATAGTGCAAGAAATTTTGCTTAATTTTTGGGAAAACCGAAAAACAATAAATATTCACACTTCTATTAAATCTTACCTATACAAATCCACCTATTACTCTTATATTGATCACTACAGAAAAAAGAAGAATGAAAACAAGCAACTTGAAATTATAAGATTTAATGCGATACAAAGCCTTGTGGATTATGAAGATGTAGCTATTGAAGATAAATTAATTCAATTAAGAATAGCTATAGACAGTCTACCTCCTAAAGGAAAGGAAATATTTAAAATGTCTAAAATACAAGGTTACAAATACAAAGAAATTGCCGATATTTTAAATATATCTGTAAATACTGTAGAAGCGCATATGTACAAATCGTTGAAATTTTTACGCATAAAATTAAATGATAAAAAAAATGAAATCTTAGAATTGTTTATTTCGTTTATTGTTAAGTAA
- a CDS encoding universal stress protein, which yields MKLLENILLANDFSASSKNVVETAIEFAKVLQSKIIPIHVLPDDILNEKVKLLLKETALSKLSETVKKITSSGVESENSILRFGSVNDAIVRTSIAIDANLILIGSGESNSGDRFQLGTTAERIIQESDKPVLVVKEGVPLNIQNILCPIDFSETSKLALQNAITMARRFRAELTILSVCELQTSSWFTSEKDREKENNLRCASHKTKFNKFLEDFNLEGVKCIKETPIGNPAEEILSVISREMIDLLIMGTAGRTGLNRMLIGSVTEKVIREVPCSFITLKEEDVIKLQLETKINDIENSYNTAVQLVEDGFYTEAIAQLKACLRVNSMYLPAYFGIAKIYEKMDEPEKAASYRNSGMEIKEKIYYTKIESEVRKLRGR from the coding sequence ATGAAACTATTAGAAAATATTTTATTAGCAAATGATTTTAGTGCATCTTCTAAAAATGTTGTAGAAACAGCTATTGAGTTTGCAAAAGTATTGCAATCTAAAATTATTCCAATTCATGTGCTTCCTGATGATATTTTAAATGAAAAAGTAAAGTTGTTGTTAAAAGAAACAGCTTTATCAAAGTTATCAGAAACGGTAAAAAAAATAACAAGCTCAGGTGTAGAATCTGAAAATTCAATACTTAGATTTGGATCTGTAAATGATGCCATAGTTAGAACGTCTATAGCTATAGATGCCAATTTAATTTTAATTGGTTCTGGAGAAAGTAATAGCGGAGATAGATTTCAATTAGGAACAACCGCAGAACGAATTATTCAAGAAAGTGACAAGCCAGTGCTTGTTGTAAAAGAAGGAGTACCACTTAATATTCAAAACATACTTTGTCCAATTGATTTTTCTGAAACTTCAAAATTAGCGCTTCAAAATGCAATAACAATGGCGCGTAGATTTAGAGCGGAATTAACTATTTTAAGTGTTTGTGAATTACAAACTTCCAGTTGGTTTACTTCAGAAAAAGATAGAGAAAAAGAAAACAATCTTAGATGTGCTTCGCATAAAACAAAATTTAATAAGTTTTTAGAAGATTTTAACTTAGAAGGTGTAAAATGTATTAAAGAAACACCTATTGGAAACCCAGCCGAAGAAATACTCAGTGTTATTTCAAGAGAAATGATAGATCTACTTATAATGGGTACCGCTGGTAGAACAGGTTTAAATCGTATGCTTATTGGAAGTGTAACAGAAAAAGTAATACGTGAAGTGCCATGTTCTTTCATTACTTTAAAGGAAGAAGATGTTATTAAGTTACAATTGGAAACCAAAATTAATGATATTGAAAATTCATACAATACGGCAGTTCAATTGGTTGAAGATGGTTTTTATACAGAAGCTATTGCTCAATTAAAAGCCTGCTTAAGAGTTAATAGTATGTATTTACCCGCTTATTTCGGAATTGCTAAGATTTATGAAAAAATGGATGAACCTGAGAAAGCAGCATCATATAGAAATAGTGGAATGGAAATAAAAGAGAAAATTTATTATACAAAAATAGAAAGCGAAGTTCGTAAACTACGCGGCAGATAA
- a CDS encoding V-type ATP synthase subunit D, producing MADKILMNKNFLAALKAELKEFKTALPVFEMKEQQLKGVVQEIENSIIRLQKSIEETNTKTKEWVAVMAEDTIDLSEIVKIDNVVTEKQEIAGATIEAFIDLKFENIEIDLFDTPLWVDAAIEVIKDQKTDLLMIAIKRKNIEILREELAEARRMKNALKEVFIPETIDNIRKIQIYLGDVERLAIGCAKLVKKKKQDKGASV from the coding sequence ATGGCGGATAAGATTTTAATGAATAAAAACTTTTTGGCTGCATTAAAAGCAGAATTAAAAGAGTTTAAGACAGCACTGCCCGTTTTTGAAATGAAAGAACAGCAGCTAAAAGGAGTTGTTCAAGAGATTGAAAATAGTATAATACGTTTGCAAAAGAGTATTGAAGAAACAAATACCAAAACAAAAGAATGGGTTGCTGTTATGGCAGAAGACACTATTGATTTGTCTGAAATAGTAAAAATTGATAATGTAGTTACTGAAAAACAAGAAATTGCAGGAGCAACTATTGAAGCGTTTATAGATTTAAAGTTTGAGAATATTGAAATAGATTTATTTGATACACCTTTATGGGTAGATGCTGCAATTGAGGTGATAAAAGATCAAAAAACCGATTTGCTTATGATAGCAATAAAACGCAAAAATATTGAAATATTAAGAGAGGAACTTGCGGAAGCTAGACGTATGAAAAATGCTCTTAAAGAAGTGTTTATACCTGAAACTATTGATAATATTAGAAAAATTCAAATTTATTTAGGTGATGTTGAGCGATTAGCTATTGGTTGTGCTAAATTAGTTAAAAAGAAAAAACAGGATAAAGGAGCTTCAGTATGA